From Balearica regulorum gibbericeps isolate bBalReg1 chromosome 13, bBalReg1.pri, whole genome shotgun sequence, a single genomic window includes:
- the FOXF1 gene encoding forkhead box protein F1 has product MTAEAQQALSSQPPPPPVQSSYGPMSSVAEKQPQSSAMDAASAAPGGATGSAPGSGGAPGSGGPKAKKTNAGIRRPEKPPYSYIALIVMAIQSSPSKRLTLSEIYQFLQSRFPFFRGSYQGWKNSVRHNLSLNECFIKLPKGLGRPGKGHYWTIDPASEFMFEEGSFRRRPRGFRRKCQALKPMYSMMNGLSFNHLPESYGFQGSAGGLSCPPNSLSLEGGLGMMNGHLSSNVEGMGLAGHSVPHLPANGGHSYMGSCTGSSAGDYPHHESSVPASPLLAGGGVMEPHSVYSSSASAWAPSASAALNTGASYIKQQPLSPCNPTANPLSSSLSTHSLDQSYLHQNSHNTAELQGIPRYHSQSPSMCDRKEFVFSFNAMASSSMHSAGSGSYYHQQVTYQDIKPCVM; this is encoded by the exons ATGACTGCAGAAGCGCAGCAGGCTCTGTCCTctcagccccctcctcctccggTGCAGAGCAGCTACGGCCCCATGTCCTCCGTGGCCGAGAAACAGCCGCAGAGCTCGGCCATGGACGCCGCCTCCGCGGCTCCCGGCGGGGCGACCGGCAGCGCTCCGGGCAGCGGCGGAGCCCCGGGCAGCGGCGGTCCCAAAGCGAAGAAGACCAACGCGGGGATCCGGCGGCCGGAGAAACCGCCTTATTCCTACATCGCCCTCATCGTCATGGCCATCCAGAGCTCACCCTCCAAACGCCTGACCCTCAGCGAGATCTACCAGTTCTTGCAGAGCCGCTTTCCCTTCTTCCGAGGCTCCTACCAGGGCTGGAAAAACTCGGTGCGCCACAACCTCTCGCTCAACGAGTGCTTCATCAAGCTGCCCAAGGGGCTGGGACGCCCGGGCAAGGGCCACTACTGGACCATCGACCCGGCCAGCGAGTTCATGTTCGAGGAGGGCTCGTTTCGCCGCCGACCCCGCGGTTTCAGGAGGAAATGCCAGGCGCTGAAGCCCATGTACAGCATGATGAACGGGCTCAGCTTCAACCATCTCCCCGAGAGCTACGGCTTCCAGGGCTCGGCCGGCGGGCTCTCCTGCCCCCCCAACAGCCTCTCCCTCGAAGGGGGCTTGGGGATGATGAACGGGCATTTGTCCAGCAACGTGGAGGGGATGGGCCTGGCGGGACACTCCGTGCCCCACCTGCCCGCCAACGGTGGGCATTCCTACATGGGCAGCTGTACCGGCTCCTCGGCGGGGGACTACCCGCACCACGAGAGCTCCGTGCCCGCCTCCCCGCTGCTCGCCGGCGGCGGCGTGATGGAGCCCCACTCGGTTTACTCCAGCTCGGCCTCGGCGTGGGCGCCCTCCGCCTCGGCGGCCTTGAACACCGGCGCGTCCTACATCAAGCAGCAGCCCCTCTCGCCTTGCAACCCCACGGCCAACCCGCTCTCCTCCAGCCTTTCCACGCACTCCCTCGACCAGTCCTACCTGCACCAAAACAGCCACAACACCGCCGAGCTGCAAG GCATCCCGCGGTATCACTCCCAGTCTCCGAGCATGTGCGACAGAAAGGAATTCGTCTTCTCTTTCAACGCCATGGCCTCCTCCTCCATGCATTCAGCGGGCAGCGGCTCCTATTACCACCAACAAGTGACATACCAGGACATCAAGCCGTGCGTTATGTGA
- the MTHFSD gene encoding methenyltetrahydrofolate synthase domain-containing protein isoform X1, translating to MEGGVRLRAGASKWDVREKVWDYLEASGLADFPRPVHRRIPNFKGSHQACCSIKQLDVFNRACEIKVDPDKPLEGVRLAALQARKTLLVPTPRLRTGLFNKIVPPSGATKEILRICATSQGIKEYSVPVGLDGKARVDLVVVGSVAVSEKGWRIGKGEGYADMEYAMMVSMGAVQADTPVITIVHDCQVVDIAEDLLDDHDLTVDYILTPTRTIKTNCKRPKPQGIIWHKVSYEMLGKIPILKTLRYREKQTGKDVTVQDEHSDLANANPPAALNQKAMAENTRSQAAMGSAQIGQHYIENYSLSPRLEGSGMITTVYVGNIPPSVRVSELKCALREFHATPLRLVWQGAQHRAFLDYKDKATAESAVSSLKGLSLGGNTL from the exons GTGCCTCCAAGTGGGACGTCCGGGAGAAGGTGTGGGATTACCTGGAGGCCAGCGGCCTGGCCGACTTCCCGCGGCCGGTGCACCGCCGCATCCCCAACTTCAAG GGATCTCACCAGGCTTGCTGCTCTATTAAACAGCTGGATGTGTTCAACAGAGCATGTGAGATTAAAGTGGATCCTGACAAACCTCTAGAAGGTGTTCGGCTAGCTGCACTGCAG GCAAGGAAGACTTTGTTGGTTCCCACACCTCGTCTGAGAACTGGGCTGTTCAATAAGATTGTTCCACCTTCAGGTGCAACTAAGGAGATCCTGCGAATATGTGCTACGTCTCAA GGTATAAAAGAATACAGCGTGCCTGTAGGTCTCGATGGGAAAGCACGAGTGGACTTGGTTGTTGTAGGATCAGTGGCTGTCTCTGAAAAAG GCTGGAGAATTGGAAAAGGGGAAGGTTATGCAGACATGGAATATGCAATGATGGTGTCAATGGGTGCAGTGCAGGCGGATACACCTGTAATTACTATTGTGCATGACTGCCAG GTGGTTGACATAGCAGAAGATCTTCTTGATGATCATGATTTAACTGTGGATTATATACTCACTCCCACAAGAACTATCAAGACTAATTGCAAACGACCGAAACCTCAGGGAATAATATGGCATAAG GTCAGCTATGAGATGCTGGGAAAAATCCCCATCCTAAAGACCCTTCGATACAGAGAGAAGCAGACTGGCAAGGATGTTACCGTCCAAGATGAACATTCAGACTTGGCAAACGCCAACCCACCAGCAGCATTAAATCAGAAGGCGATGGCTGAAAATACAAGATCGCAGGCTGCTATGGGCTCAGCTCAAATAGGACAACATTatattgaaaattattctttaagtCCCAGATTAGAGGGATCTGGCATGATTACTACTGTGTATGTGGGGAACATACCTCCCAGTGTAAGAGTGAGCGAGCTGAAATGTGCTTTAAGGGAATTCCATGCAACTCCTTTACGACTGGTTTGGCAAGGAGCACAACACAGGGCTTTTCTCGATTACAAGGATAAAGCAACTGCAGAGAGTGCTGTATCCTCTTTGAAAGGCTTGAGCCTGGGGGGTAATACTTTGTGA
- the MTHFSD gene encoding methenyltetrahydrofolate synthase domain-containing protein isoform X2 — protein sequence MEGGVRLRAGASKWDVREKVWDYLEASGLADFPRPVHRRIPNFKGASHAATRLLGLQEFKAANTVKINPDAPQKNARFLTLEARKTLLVPTPRLRTGLFNKIVPPSGATKEILRICATSQGIKEYSVPVGLDGKARVDLVVVGSVAVSEKGWRIGKGEGYADMEYAMMVSMGAVQADTPVITIVHDCQVVDIAEDLLDDHDLTVDYILTPTRTIKTNCKRPKPQGIIWHKVSYEMLGKIPILKTLRYREKQTGKDVTVQDEHSDLANANPPAALNQKAMAENTRSQAAMGSAQIGQHYIENYSLSPRLEGSGMITTVYVGNIPPSVRVSELKCALREFHATPLRLVWQGAQHRAFLDYKDKATAESAVSSLKGLSLGGNTL from the exons GTGCCTCCAAGTGGGACGTCCGGGAGAAGGTGTGGGATTACCTGGAGGCCAGCGGCCTGGCCGACTTCCCGCGGCCGGTGCACCGCCGCATCCCCAACTTCAAG GGTGCCTCCCATGCTGCAACAAGGCTTCTGGGTTTACAGGAGTTCAAAGCTGccaatactgtaaaaataaatcctgatgCTCCCCAGAAGAATGCTCGCTTTCTAACACTGGAA GCAAGGAAGACTTTGTTGGTTCCCACACCTCGTCTGAGAACTGGGCTGTTCAATAAGATTGTTCCACCTTCAGGTGCAACTAAGGAGATCCTGCGAATATGTGCTACGTCTCAA GGTATAAAAGAATACAGCGTGCCTGTAGGTCTCGATGGGAAAGCACGAGTGGACTTGGTTGTTGTAGGATCAGTGGCTGTCTCTGAAAAAG GCTGGAGAATTGGAAAAGGGGAAGGTTATGCAGACATGGAATATGCAATGATGGTGTCAATGGGTGCAGTGCAGGCGGATACACCTGTAATTACTATTGTGCATGACTGCCAG GTGGTTGACATAGCAGAAGATCTTCTTGATGATCATGATTTAACTGTGGATTATATACTCACTCCCACAAGAACTATCAAGACTAATTGCAAACGACCGAAACCTCAGGGAATAATATGGCATAAG GTCAGCTATGAGATGCTGGGAAAAATCCCCATCCTAAAGACCCTTCGATACAGAGAGAAGCAGACTGGCAAGGATGTTACCGTCCAAGATGAACATTCAGACTTGGCAAACGCCAACCCACCAGCAGCATTAAATCAGAAGGCGATGGCTGAAAATACAAGATCGCAGGCTGCTATGGGCTCAGCTCAAATAGGACAACATTatattgaaaattattctttaagtCCCAGATTAGAGGGATCTGGCATGATTACTACTGTGTATGTGGGGAACATACCTCCCAGTGTAAGAGTGAGCGAGCTGAAATGTGCTTTAAGGGAATTCCATGCAACTCCTTTACGACTGGTTTGGCAAGGAGCACAACACAGGGCTTTTCTCGATTACAAGGATAAAGCAACTGCAGAGAGTGCTGTATCCTCTTTGAAAGGCTTGAGCCTGGGGGGTAATACTTTGTGA